From one Rhizobium rosettiformans genomic stretch:
- a CDS encoding LysE family translocator yields MSLSTFAFAVLLLLLTPGPTNTLLAVSGATRGIKASLPLIGAECAGYLTAIVPLVFLAAPLLIDQPAAALGIKLASTLWVLLLAARLWMRPPSANAQGGTTAAAVYATTVLNPKALIIGLALIPAASTGSLEALFRPLPYLAVFSLLVVIVATCWLSAGAAMLRRLATTSPLLFGRVAASCLAVFALSLAGRAIGWI; encoded by the coding sequence TTGTCCCTGTCCACCTTTGCCTTTGCCGTCCTGCTCCTTCTGCTGACGCCGGGGCCGACGAATACCCTACTTGCCGTTTCAGGCGCCACGCGCGGCATCAAGGCCTCGCTGCCGCTGATCGGTGCCGAATGCGCCGGCTATCTCACGGCCATCGTTCCGCTTGTCTTCTTGGCCGCGCCACTGCTCATTGATCAGCCGGCTGCAGCCCTTGGCATCAAGCTCGCCTCGACCCTCTGGGTCTTGCTGCTCGCCGCCCGGCTCTGGATGCGTCCGCCCTCGGCCAATGCGCAGGGTGGAACGACGGCGGCTGCCGTCTACGCCACCACGGTGCTCAACCCCAAGGCCTTGATCATCGGGCTCGCCCTCATTCCCGCAGCCAGCACGGGTTCGCTGGAAGCACTGTTCCGGCCGCTCCCCTATCTCGCCGTGTTCTCCCTGCTCGTCGTCATCGTCGCCACCTGCTGGCTGAGCGCCGGCGCCGCCATGCTGCGGCGGCTGGCCACCACGAGCCCCCTACTGTTCGGGCGGGTCGCCGCAAGCTGCCTCGCGGTCTTTGCCTTGAGCCTTGCCGGCCGCGCCATCGGCTGGATTTGA
- a CDS encoding YegP family protein — protein sequence MHKFKILKTEKGEFRVQFVYNAEIMVWSENYASKASAKNCVESLKKNAPAAPVVDLTKEETGSGYRFEIDEAKNGETFVRFRAGNGEIMVRSETYKSKSSAKNCIESLQKRVAEAAVEEVE from the coding sequence ATGCACAAGTTCAAGATCCTGAAGACCGAAAAGGGCGAGTTCCGCGTCCAGTTCGTCTACAATGCCGAAATCATGGTCTGGTCGGAGAATTATGCGTCAAAGGCCAGTGCGAAGAACTGCGTCGAGTCGCTGAAGAAAAATGCGCCCGCCGCCCCCGTCGTCGACCTCACCAAGGAGGAAACCGGCAGCGGCTATCGCTTCGAGATCGATGAAGCCAAGAACGGCGAGACCTTTGTCCGCTTCCGCGCCGGCAATGGCGAGATCATGGTGCGCTCGGAAACCTACAAGTCGAAATCCAGCGCCAAGAACTGCATCGAGTCGCTTCAGAAGCGGGTGGCGGAGGCTGCGGTCGAAGAGGTGGAGTGA
- a CDS encoding DoxX family protein yields the protein MSIEPNRLFVPALAPVYRSGHEGGETLLRLVAGGFLVIHGAGKIVDPFGAVQMVEGLGFYPGVFWSPLLAITEFFGGILLAIGLLTRPAAFAATIVLLVTVYFHWIQLDQGFSGAEKSLLWSAMTFFFVIRGGNSQSVDARLKRTF from the coding sequence ATGTCCATTGAACCGAACCGTCTTTTCGTTCCCGCCCTTGCCCCCGTCTATCGTTCCGGCCACGAAGGGGGCGAAACCCTTCTGCGTCTGGTGGCCGGTGGCTTCCTGGTCATCCATGGCGCCGGCAAGATCGTCGATCCCTTCGGCGCCGTCCAGATGGTCGAAGGCCTCGGCTTCTATCCTGGCGTCTTCTGGTCGCCGCTCCTAGCGATCACCGAATTCTTCGGCGGCATCCTGCTCGCAATCGGTCTCCTCACCCGCCCGGCGGCCTTTGCAGCCACGATCGTCCTGCTGGTCACGGTCTATTTCCACTGGATCCAGCTGGATCAGGGTTTCTCCGGGGCTGAAAAATCGCTGCTTTGGTCAGCGATGACCTTCTTCTTCGTGATTCGCGGCGGCAACAGCCAGTCGGTTGATGCGCGCCTGAAGAGAACCTTCTGA
- a CDS encoding type II toxin-antitoxin system CcdA family antitoxin → MSIEARKAHDLTVSEALVAEAETLGLDITGAAEQGIALAIKAEKERRWKIENAEAIQASNDYVAKHGLPLAKYRMF, encoded by the coding sequence ATGTCGATCGAAGCCCGCAAAGCCCATGACCTGACTGTCAGTGAAGCCCTTGTTGCCGAGGCTGAAACCCTTGGCCTCGACATCACGGGTGCGGCTGAACAGGGCATCGCGCTTGCCATCAAGGCCGAGAAAGAACGGCGCTGGAAAATCGAGAACGCCGAGGCGATCCAGGCTTCTAACGATTACGTCGCCAAGCATGGCCTTCCACTCGCGAAGTATCGGATGTTCTGA
- a CDS encoding CcdB family protein encodes MARFHVHRIGNDGSLAVDVQSKLLDALTTRVVVPLTPVGDVTTLVPRLNPRLAIDGETFAMLTQFMTTVPISAVGPSIADLSARADEITAATDFLFQGF; translated from the coding sequence ATGGCCCGCTTCCACGTTCACCGGATCGGGAACGATGGAAGCCTGGCCGTCGATGTGCAATCCAAGCTGCTGGATGCCCTGACGACGCGCGTAGTCGTGCCGCTTACACCAGTGGGTGACGTTACGACCCTTGTTCCTCGCCTCAATCCGCGCCTTGCCATCGATGGCGAAACCTTTGCGATGCTCACCCAGTTCATGACGACGGTCCCCATCTCTGCTGTCGGCCCCTCGATCGCCGATCTCTCCGCCCGCGCCGATGAGATCACTGCCGCCACGGATTTCCTCTTCCAGGGCTTCTGA
- a CDS encoding vanadium-dependent haloperoxidase — MKAVVKRLVALCFIIIGLAFQPAQASPVGADMVMRDWYRLILELVRHTPTYSPPVASRAFAYLGVTAYEALAAGDTTMTSLAGQLNGLTPVPQREVGIAYDEAVVMQAALSSAAREFFGNTGPTGQRALKRMTEKLSSEVSAGLAPDLVARSQAYGESITAHILTWSLDDGGAKVENMGFPLEFALGSKKDSWVPTSLINQQQMPLLPQWGENRPFALQTGNACPLPAPPVYSEDKDSDFYNEAMEVYEAVNTVTDEQRAIARFWSDDPMLSPTPPGHWIVIALKVLDEQDASAAEHADLLARLGISLADAFIGCWHSKFEYDLLRPVTYIKRVIDPKWEPILITPPFPEYPSGHSTQSGAAATVLTAFFGENFAFTDNTHEKDKLPNRSFKSFWGAAEEAGVSRLYGGIHFRAAIDRGLDQGRCIGEKAVALRTRG; from the coding sequence ATGAAGGCAGTGGTCAAGCGCTTGGTTGCGCTCTGCTTCATCATCATCGGGTTGGCCTTCCAGCCGGCCCAGGCATCCCCTGTGGGCGCCGACATGGTCATGCGCGACTGGTATCGCCTGATCCTCGAACTCGTCCGTCATACGCCGACCTATTCGCCCCCCGTGGCAAGCCGCGCCTTCGCCTATCTCGGGGTCACCGCCTATGAGGCGCTGGCGGCCGGCGACACGACCATGACCTCGCTTGCCGGTCAGTTGAACGGCCTCACTCCAGTACCTCAGCGCGAGGTCGGTATCGCCTATGATGAGGCGGTCGTCATGCAGGCAGCCCTGTCATCAGCCGCACGCGAATTCTTCGGCAATACCGGTCCGACCGGTCAGCGCGCCCTGAAGCGCATGACCGAAAAGCTCTCGTCCGAAGTGTCCGCCGGACTTGCCCCCGATCTCGTCGCCCGCAGCCAGGCCTATGGCGAGAGCATAACGGCGCATATCCTTACCTGGTCGCTGGACGACGGCGGCGCCAAGGTCGAGAACATGGGCTTTCCCCTGGAATTCGCGCTCGGGAGCAAGAAGGACAGCTGGGTGCCGACCAGTCTGATCAATCAGCAGCAAATGCCCCTTCTTCCCCAGTGGGGCGAGAACCGTCCCTTCGCCCTGCAGACCGGTAATGCCTGCCCGCTGCCGGCGCCGCCCGTCTACAGCGAGGACAAGGATTCCGACTTTTACAACGAGGCGATGGAGGTCTATGAGGCGGTAAACACCGTGACCGATGAGCAGCGCGCCATCGCCCGCTTCTGGTCGGATGACCCGATGCTCTCGCCCACCCCGCCCGGCCACTGGATAGTGATTGCGCTGAAGGTCCTCGACGAGCAGGATGCAAGTGCTGCGGAGCACGCCGATTTGCTTGCCCGGCTCGGGATTTCGCTCGCCGACGCCTTCATCGGCTGCTGGCATTCGAAATTCGAATACGACCTGCTCCGCCCGGTCACCTACATCAAGCGGGTCATCGATCCCAAATGGGAACCGATCCTGATCACGCCGCCCTTCCCGGAATATCCCTCCGGCCATTCCACCCAGTCGGGTGCGGCAGCCACCGTGCTGACGGCCTTCTTTGGCGAGAACTTCGCCTTCACCGACAACACCCATGAAAAGGACAAGCTGCCGAACCGGAGCTTCAAGAGCTTCTGGGGCGCGGCAGAAGAAGCCGGCGTCTCGCGCCTCTATGGCGGCATTCATTTCCGCGCCGCGATCGATCGCGGGCTCGATCAGGGGCGCTGCATCGGCGAAAAGGCGGTCGCCCTGAGGACGCGCGGATGA
- a CDS encoding MarR family transcriptional regulator → MGLEMTATQALCLWHRVTLDQVQKDGHDLTMRQLAVLLEIYLVPPPHTVRGLAATLNVTKPVITRALDTLGELGLVDRIRDELDRRSVIVKRTVGGALFLEKFGDNIIARGRALG, encoded by the coding sequence ATGGGCCTCGAAATGACGGCAACCCAGGCGCTTTGCCTGTGGCACAGGGTGACCCTGGATCAGGTCCAGAAAGACGGCCACGACCTCACCATGCGTCAGCTCGCCGTCCTGCTCGAGATCTATCTTGTGCCGCCGCCCCATACAGTGCGCGGCCTTGCCGCAACCCTCAATGTCACCAAGCCCGTCATCACCCGCGCCCTCGATACGCTCGGGGAGCTGGGCCTCGTTGACCGTATCAGGGACGAGCTCGACCGCCGCAGCGTCATCGTCAAGCGCACCGTCGGCGGTGCGCTTTTTCTCGAAAAATTCGGCGATAACATCATCGCCCGGGGCCGCGCGCTCGGCTGA
- a CDS encoding leucyl aminopeptidase family protein codes for MAPFQYIERPSPFSTKGGKTLPVFAVTPAHVETGTLEPLALDWAKKAGFKAEAGSVLLIPTADGHVGGALFGLGANPSENPYLTGKLARALPAGEWHIETAPLTANRLLLGYGLGAYSFDRYRSERVTEPRLLIPQDADAADIKRQLAGVYLARDLINTPANDMSPADIEAAVRRLAEHYKAEVSVITGDELLEKNFPLVHAVGRASTVAPRLIEMRWGKKGHRKVTIVGKGVSFDTGGLDIKPASSMLLMKKDMGGAANVLGLALMIMDAKLKVDLHVVIPAVENAIAGNAFRPGDVYKSRKGLTVQIDNTDAEGRLILADALAYADAEEPDLLIDMATLTGAARVALGPDLPPFFTDDEDLAHGIADASLAVDDPLWRMPLYKGYERMLKAQIADVTNAPSGGMAGAITAALFLKRFVSPGRRWAHFDIFGWSPTERAHSPVGGEAQAIRALYRYLQSGAD; via the coding sequence ATGGCCCCGTTCCAGTATATCGAAAGACCGTCCCCCTTCAGCACCAAGGGCGGCAAGACGCTCCCGGTCTTCGCCGTCACCCCGGCCCATGTCGAGACCGGCACGCTGGAACCGCTCGCCCTCGACTGGGCCAAGAAGGCGGGCTTCAAGGCCGAGGCCGGCTCGGTGCTGCTGATCCCCACCGCCGACGGCCATGTCGGCGGCGCGCTGTTCGGGCTCGGCGCCAACCCTTCTGAAAATCCCTATCTGACCGGCAAGCTCGCGCGTGCGCTGCCGGCCGGCGAATGGCACATCGAAACCGCCCCGCTCACGGCCAACCGCCTGTTGCTCGGCTACGGTCTCGGAGCCTACAGCTTCGACCGCTATCGCTCTGAACGGGTCACCGAACCGCGCCTTTTGATCCCGCAGGATGCCGATGCCGCCGACATCAAGCGCCAGTTGGCGGGCGTCTATCTCGCCCGTGATCTGATCAACACCCCGGCCAACGACATGAGCCCGGCCGATATCGAAGCCGCGGTCCGTCGCCTTGCCGAACACTACAAGGCCGAGGTCTCTGTCATCACCGGCGACGAACTCCTTGAGAAGAACTTCCCGCTCGTCCACGCCGTCGGCCGCGCCTCCACGGTCGCCCCCCGTTTGATCGAGATGCGCTGGGGAAAGAAGGGCCATCGCAAGGTCACCATCGTCGGCAAGGGCGTGAGCTTCGATACCGGCGGCCTCGACATCAAGCCGGCCTCCTCGATGCTTCTGATGAAGAAGGACATGGGTGGCGCCGCCAATGTGCTGGGCCTCGCGCTGATGATCATGGATGCCAAGCTCAAGGTCGACCTGCATGTCGTCATCCCAGCCGTCGAGAACGCCATTGCCGGCAATGCCTTCCGCCCCGGCGACGTCTACAAGAGCCGCAAGGGTCTGACCGTCCAGATCGACAACACCGATGCCGAAGGACGCCTGATCCTTGCCGATGCGCTGGCCTATGCCGACGCCGAGGAGCCGGATCTGCTGATCGACATGGCCACCTTGACGGGGGCCGCCCGTGTCGCGCTTGGCCCGGATCTGCCGCCCTTCTTCACCGATGACGAAGACCTTGCCCATGGCATCGCCGATGCGAGCCTCGCGGTCGACGATCCGCTCTGGCGCATGCCGCTCTACAAGGGGTACGAGCGCATGCTGAAGGCCCAGATCGCCGACGTGACGAATGCCCCCTCGGGCGGCATGGCGGGTGCCATCACGGCCGCCCTCTTCCTCAAGCGCTTCGTCTCGCCTGGCCGCCGCTGGGCGCATTTCGACATTTTCGGCTGGTCTCCGACGGAGCGCGCCCATTCGCCGGTCGGCGGTGAGGCCCAGGCGATCCGCGCCCTTTACCGCTACCTGCAGTCCGGCGCCGACTGA
- a CDS encoding DUF2188 domain-containing protein, translating into MTKRDQHVVPHANGWAVKGAGSERATKVVETQREAIGIARGIAQNQQSEMLIHGENGRIRGRNSYGNDPYPPKG; encoded by the coding sequence ATGACCAAACGCGATCAACACGTTGTCCCCCATGCCAATGGTTGGGCAGTCAAAGGTGCAGGCTCCGAGCGGGCCACCAAGGTCGTCGAAACCCAGCGCGAGGCTATCGGCATTGCCCGAGGCATCGCGCAGAACCAGCAGTCGGAAATGCTGATCCATGGAGAAAACGGTCGCATCCGCGGGCGCAATTCCTATGGCAATGATCCGTATCCGCCGAAGGGCTGA
- a CDS encoding type 1 glutamine amidotransferase — MRVAIVENTKVTEAGQVGIALAEAGAEIITIRAYAGEPLPEFGAHDALVVFGGEQNARDDEKHPYLPALASLMRRFGDSDKAVLGICLGSQLLARAYGGDNLIGAAPEFGWRSIGRTEAGKEDPVLSTMPDRFLSFQWHDDTFTLPQGSLHLAENEAARHQAFRIGRAAYGFQFHFEANREVVRNWMTHFPEVIERKEPGWLNRHPEIEPTDGQLSDEAGLELARAWVRQIRPS; from the coding sequence ATGCGCGTTGCCATCGTCGAGAATACCAAAGTCACCGAAGCCGGTCAGGTCGGTATCGCCCTGGCCGAAGCCGGAGCAGAGATCATCACGATCCGCGCCTATGCGGGTGAACCTCTCCCGGAGTTTGGCGCGCATGACGCCCTCGTTGTCTTCGGCGGCGAGCAAAATGCCCGCGACGACGAAAAGCATCCTTATCTGCCGGCGCTCGCAAGCCTGATGCGCCGCTTCGGCGACAGCGACAAAGCCGTGCTCGGCATCTGTCTTGGCAGCCAGTTGCTCGCCCGCGCCTATGGCGGTGATAACCTGATCGGCGCCGCCCCGGAATTCGGTTGGCGCAGCATCGGCCGCACCGAGGCCGGCAAAGAGGATCCGGTGCTCTCTACCATGCCCGACCGTTTCCTCTCCTTCCAGTGGCACGACGACACCTTCACCCTACCGCAAGGCTCTCTTCATCTCGCGGAAAACGAAGCGGCCCGCCATCAGGCCTTCCGCATCGGCCGCGCCGCCTATGGCTTCCAGTTCCATTTCGAGGCCAATCGCGAGGTCGTGCGCAACTGGATGACGCATTTCCCCGAGGTCATCGAGCGCAAGGAGCCCGGCTGGCTCAACCGCCATCCTGAGATCGAACCGACCGACGGGCAGCTTTCCGATGAAGCCGGGCTGGAGCTGGCTCGTGCCTGGGTCCGGCAGATCCGCCCGTCTTGA
- a CDS encoding SelT/SelW/SelH family protein → MMEKPRISITYCTQCNWLLRSGWMAQELLHTFADDLGEVALIPGTGGIFEIKLNDDLIWERKRDGGFPGPKELKQKVRDAIDPERDLGHVDRGSRNEGLDS, encoded by the coding sequence TTGATGGAAAAACCCCGGATTTCGATCACCTATTGCACCCAATGCAACTGGCTTCTGCGCTCCGGCTGGATGGCGCAGGAACTGCTGCATACCTTTGCCGACGATCTGGGCGAAGTGGCACTGATCCCTGGCACGGGCGGGATCTTCGAGATCAAGCTGAACGACGACCTGATCTGGGAACGCAAGCGTGATGGCGGTTTTCCAGGCCCGAAGGAGCTGAAGCAGAAGGTGCGGGATGCCATCGATCCCGAGCGTGATCTCGGCCATGTCGATCGTGGGAGCCGCAACGAAGGGCTCGACAGCTGA
- a CDS encoding BA14K family protein, protein MKIRSAFVAVALAGAQLFTSVAEAAMTKPTPPVSQQSSDVEKIDLVCDFSGCYETWDRPPPRRPRPLPPEYYPPSVYDEPPVYRPRPRPPVYVEPGYRPRPRPPVYADPGYRPPGRGWERHVDWCLNRYRSYNPRTNQFLSSSGYYKVCQSPFY, encoded by the coding sequence ATGAAGATTCGATCCGCTTTTGTGGCCGTGGCGCTTGCCGGTGCCCAGCTTTTCACCTCCGTGGCGGAGGCTGCGATGACGAAACCGACGCCACCGGTTTCGCAACAGAGCTCCGATGTGGAAAAGATCGATCTCGTCTGCGACTTCTCCGGTTGCTACGAGACCTGGGACCGCCCGCCGCCGCGCCGTCCACGCCCTCTGCCACCGGAATACTATCCGCCATCCGTCTATGACGAACCGCCGGTCTATCGCCCGCGCCCACGTCCGCCTGTCTATGTCGAACCCGGCTACCGTCCGAGACCGCGTCCGCCGGTTTATGCCGATCCGGGTTACCGCCCGCCGGGCCGCGGCTGGGAGCGGCATGTCGACTGGTGCCTGAACCGCTACCGGTCCTACAATCCCCGTACCAACCAGTTTCTCTCGTCGAGCGGCTACTACAAGGTCTGCCAATCGCCCTTCTATTGA
- a CDS encoding CRTAC1 family protein encodes MTAEAIPSYHRRTALAAALFAALQAGTALANGGPVVPRFTDETASSGITSTYRGDWEFMVGGGAGSFDCNADGFPDLVLAGGEDKAKFYLNRSEAGGPLKFDEQVSGLELDKVIGAYPLDVDGDGLQDVVLLRSGENVVMRGLGECRFERANEAWGFDGGDAWSTAFSATWERGNSWPTLAIGNYIDRFEDFEPWGSCTDNWLHRPLSATEHRFAPPLSLNPSYCPLSILFTDWNRSGTPSLRVSNDREYYKGGQEQMWHVEPGKAPALYTQEEGWKYLRIWGMGIASHDLDFDGYPEYFLTSMADNKLQKLGEIPADGKPKPSYVDVAFAKGATAHRPYTGGEIRPSTAWHTEFEDVNNDGRADLFVAKGNVAEMPDFAEKDPNNLLVQGEDGKFIEMGDKAGIASMAKGRGGALADFNLDGLVDLLVVNQGSPVEIWRNTTEGAGRFLQLALRQDGPNRDAGGAWIEVKTGDVVQRRELTIGGGHVSGKTGWHHFGLGEQAETEIRVLWPDGEVGDWQTVAADGFYLVERGAAPRAWKPGEGM; translated from the coding sequence ATGACGGCCGAAGCCATCCCCTCTTACCATCGCCGAACCGCCCTTGCGGCCGCCCTGTTCGCCGCGCTGCAAGCCGGCACAGCGCTTGCCAATGGCGGCCCCGTCGTTCCCCGCTTCACCGACGAAACCGCCTCCAGCGGCATCACCAGCACCTATCGCGGCGACTGGGAATTCATGGTCGGCGGCGGCGCCGGCAGCTTCGACTGCAATGCCGATGGCTTCCCCGATCTCGTGCTGGCTGGCGGCGAGGACAAGGCGAAATTCTACCTCAACCGAAGCGAGGCTGGCGGCCCCCTCAAGTTCGACGAACAGGTGTCCGGCCTCGAACTCGACAAGGTGATCGGCGCCTATCCGCTGGATGTCGATGGCGACGGGCTGCAGGACGTCGTACTGCTGCGCTCCGGTGAGAACGTCGTGATGCGCGGCCTTGGCGAATGCCGTTTCGAGCGCGCCAACGAGGCCTGGGGATTTGACGGCGGCGACGCCTGGTCGACGGCCTTTTCCGCCACCTGGGAGCGCGGCAACTCCTGGCCGACGCTCGCTATCGGCAACTATATCGACCGCTTCGAAGACTTCGAGCCCTGGGGTTCCTGCACCGACAACTGGCTGCATCGCCCGTTGTCCGCTACTGAGCATCGCTTCGCCCCGCCGCTCTCGCTCAATCCCTCCTATTGCCCATTGTCGATCCTTTTCACCGACTGGAACCGCTCCGGCACGCCCTCGCTGCGCGTCTCCAACGACCGCGAATATTACAAGGGCGGCCAGGAGCAGATGTGGCATGTTGAGCCGGGCAAGGCACCGGCGCTCTACACCCAGGAAGAGGGGTGGAAATACCTGCGCATCTGGGGCATGGGCATCGCTTCCCATGACCTCGATTTCGACGGCTATCCGGAATATTTCCTGACCAGCATGGCCGACAACAAGCTGCAAAAGCTTGGCGAAATTCCCGCGGACGGCAAGCCGAAGCCCTCTTATGTCGATGTCGCCTTCGCCAAGGGTGCCACGGCCCACCGGCCCTATACCGGTGGCGAGATCCGCCCTTCGACCGCCTGGCACACGGAATTCGAGGATGTCAACAATGACGGCCGCGCTGACCTTTTCGTTGCCAAGGGCAATGTCGCGGAGATGCCGGACTTTGCCGAGAAGGACCCCAACAACCTGCTCGTCCAGGGCGAGGACGGCAAATTCATCGAAATGGGCGACAAGGCCGGCATCGCCTCGATGGCCAAGGGCCGGGGCGGCGCACTCGCCGACTTCAATCTCGACGGATTGGTCGACCTCCTCGTCGTCAACCAGGGGTCTCCGGTGGAGATCTGGCGCAACACGACGGAAGGCGCTGGCCGCTTCCTGCAACTGGCGCTGCGCCAGGACGGTCCGAACCGCGACGCGGGCGGCGCCTGGATCGAGGTGAAAACCGGCGATGTTGTGCAGCGCCGCGAGCTCACCATCGGCGGCGGCCATGTCAGCGGCAAGACCGGCTGGCATCACTTTGGTCTGGGCGAACAGGCAGAAACCGAGATCCGCGTGCTTTGGCCGGATGGCGAGGTTGGGGATTGGCAGACGGTGGCGGCTGACGGGTTTTATCTGGTCGAGCGCGGGGCGGCCCCGAGGGCCTGGAAACCGGGCGAGGGGATGTGA
- a CDS encoding TadE/TadG family type IV pilus assembly protein, translated as MLLEKIRHCWQDRSGNFGLISALLAPIVLVSAGGALDVASAYNTRIEMQAQLDAAMLAAARKSGKSAQELEARNFLGLNAEQDELNESAGFTLTVNADGSLTGGYEQDVDNRFLGIVGLSSFTLGVNTTVAAGAEEAAGGNGCIYALGNKSQAVLINSGANVKSTKCEVHVHSTSNPAFIMNAGATIDTAKFCVKGTNYIKNGGTLSNLQTKCAAEADPFAGKMPEPKVPANCTTSGTMDGQSITLQPGKHCGTTFNGSPTVTFKPGLHIISGRMIINSGATVKAEGVTFYFPDVNSEIRANGGLTFTATAPTSGPYKDILMFEKTSDASNNRNPQQYVFNGSKGEILKGIIHLPNRDVTYNSTTNQTNNITLVVNTIIMNSANWKIEPLSGGGSTPTSGLANPRILR; from the coding sequence ATGCTTCTGGAGAAGATCAGACACTGTTGGCAGGATCGGTCGGGCAACTTCGGTCTCATTTCCGCACTGCTCGCACCGATCGTCCTCGTGTCCGCAGGTGGTGCCCTGGATGTCGCTTCGGCCTACAACACGCGTATCGAGATGCAGGCTCAGCTCGACGCCGCCATGCTCGCCGCTGCCCGCAAGAGTGGGAAAAGCGCCCAGGAGCTCGAAGCCCGTAACTTTCTCGGTCTCAACGCCGAGCAGGACGAATTGAATGAAAGCGCCGGCTTCACGCTGACGGTCAATGCCGACGGTTCGCTGACCGGCGGCTACGAGCAGGATGTCGACAACAGGTTTCTCGGTATTGTCGGCCTGAGCAGCTTCACGCTTGGCGTCAACACCACCGTCGCTGCCGGGGCGGAAGAGGCGGCTGGCGGCAATGGCTGCATCTATGCTCTCGGCAACAAGAGCCAGGCCGTGCTCATCAACTCCGGTGCCAATGTCAAATCGACGAAATGCGAGGTCCACGTCCATTCGACCAGCAATCCCGCCTTCATCATGAATGCCGGGGCAACGATCGATACGGCGAAATTCTGCGTCAAGGGCACGAACTACATCAAGAACGGTGGAACGCTCAGCAATCTTCAGACGAAATGCGCGGCGGAAGCGGATCCCTTCGCCGGCAAGATGCCGGAGCCTAAGGTCCCTGCAAACTGCACCACCTCGGGCACGATGGACGGTCAGTCCATCACGCTGCAGCCGGGCAAGCACTGCGGAACCACGTTCAACGGCTCGCCGACCGTCACGTTCAAACCGGGTCTGCACATCATTTCCGGCCGGATGATCATAAATTCCGGCGCAACGGTGAAGGCGGAAGGGGTTACGTTCTATTTCCCCGACGTCAACAGCGAGATCCGCGCCAATGGCGGTCTGACCTTCACGGCGACAGCGCCGACATCCGGACCCTACAAGGACATCCTGATGTTCGAGAAGACCAGCGACGCCAGCAACAACCGCAACCCGCAGCAATATGTCTTTAATGGCAGCAAGGGCGAGATCCTCAAGGGGATCATCCATCTGCCCAATCGTGACGTGACCTACAATTCGACGACGAACCAGACCAACAACATCACGCTGGTGGTGAATACCATCATCATGAATTCGGCCAACTGGAAGATCGAGCCCCTGTCGGGTGGCGGTTCGACGCCGACGAGCGGTCTCGCCAATCCCCGCATTCTGCGCTGA
- a CDS encoding NlpC/P60 family protein, which produces MLDRRLNAFRPDLADIALKGQVEAERFITPEPAMITQPVVALRPKPDLNVGIDNELLMGEEVHVFERNRGWAWVQAVDDGYVGYLPEEALGPVAATTHVVTVPRTFVYSGPDLRFPTRMALSMGSRLTIVGEAETRGTRYLLLSDGGALVARHLSPISDPPVPDYVTVAGLFLETPYLWGGKSGFGIDCSGLVQLAMRMAGQEAPRDSDMQASGLGVPVERAELRRGDLVFWKGHVAIMENETTMIHANGNTMSVARETLEAAIERIGWLYGTPTGYRRPVAET; this is translated from the coding sequence ATGCTCGACCGGCGCCTCAACGCCTTCCGGCCCGATCTCGCCGATATCGCCCTGAAGGGGCAAGTCGAGGCCGAACGTTTCATCACCCCGGAACCGGCGATGATCACCCAGCCGGTGGTGGCGCTTCGCCCAAAACCGGACCTGAATGTCGGCATCGATAACGAACTCCTGATGGGTGAAGAGGTCCACGTCTTCGAACGCAACAGGGGCTGGGCCTGGGTGCAGGCGGTGGACGATGGTTACGTCGGCTACCTGCCAGAAGAAGCGCTCGGCCCGGTCGCTGCGACCACCCATGTCGTCACCGTGCCGCGCACCTTCGTCTATTCGGGCCCCGACCTGCGCTTCCCCACGCGCATGGCCTTGTCGATGGGAAGCCGGCTAACAATCGTGGGCGAGGCGGAAACCCGTGGAACCCGCTACCTGCTGCTATCAGATGGAGGTGCTCTCGTCGCCCGCCACCTGAGCCCGATCTCGGACCCGCCCGTGCCGGATTACGTCACTGTCGCCGGACTATTCCTTGAGACCCCCTATCTCTGGGGTGGCAAATCCGGCTTCGGTATTGATTGCTCGGGCCTTGTGCAGCTGGCCATGCGCATGGCCGGGCAGGAAGCCCCGCGCGATAGCGACATGCAGGCATCGGGCCTCGGCGTGCCCGTGGAGCGTGCCGAGCTCAGGCGCGGCGACCTCGTCTTCTGGAAGGGCCATGTCGCGATCATGGAAAACGAAACAACCATGATCCACGCCAACGGCAACACCATGTCCGTGGCGCGTGAAACGCTCGAAGCCGCCATCGAGCGGATCGGCTGGCTCTACGGCACCCCAACCGGCTACCGCCGCCCCGTCGCCGAAACGTGA